One Silene latifolia isolate original U9 population chromosome 4, ASM4854445v1, whole genome shotgun sequence DNA segment encodes these proteins:
- the LOC141652540 gene encoding protein LIFEGUARD 2, with protein MWQQPYPKHDLETGGAQPLYPVQLESPELRWSFIRKVYSIIAIQLLVTIAVAAVVVTVKPISHFFTATSGGLACYILLIITPLIVLCPLYYYHQKHPVNYLLLGIFTISLAFAVGLTCAYTSGKVILESAILTAAVVVSLTLYTFWAAKRGHDFNFLGPFLFGALFVLIIFAMIQIFFPLGKIGVMIYGCLASILFCAYIIYDTDNLIKRYTYDEFIWAAIALYLDIINLFLSLLTVFRAADT; from the exons ATGTGGCAACAACCTTACCCTAAACATGACCTTGAAACTGGTGGGGCCCAACCATTGTACCCGGTTCAGTTAGAAAGCCCGGAACTTAGATGGAGCTTTATCCGGAAAGTGTACTCGATAATTGCAATACAGTTGTTGGTGACGATAGCGGTTGCGGCTGTTGTGGTGACAGTTAAACCAATTTCACATTTCTTTACTGCAACAAGTGGTGGTCTTGCTTGTTATATTCTCCTTATAATCACTCCTTTAATCG TGCTGTGCCCGTTGTATTACTACCATCAGAAACATCCAGTGAATTACCTGCTTCTCGGAATTTTCACTATCTCGCTTGCATTTGCCGTTGGCTTGACCTGTGCATATACCAGTG GGAAAGTCATTTTGGAGTCTGCAATTTTGACAGCCGCAGTTGTCGTAAGTCTCACTCTTTACACATTCTGGGCTGCAAAGAGAGGCCATGACTTCAACTTCCTGGGTCCTTTCTTGTTTGGCGCTTTATTTGTGCTAATCATCTTTGCAATGATTCAG ATATTCTTCCCGCTGGGAAAAATCGGCGTGATGATCTATGGGTGTCTGGCATCCATCCTCTTCTGTGCTTACATCATATACGACACTGACAACCTCATCAAGCGATACACCTACGACGAGTTCATCTGGGCTGCTATTGCTTTGTATCTCGACATCATCAATCTCTTCCTTTCGCTACTTACAGTATTCAGAGCTGCTGATACCTAG